The window GGTGTATCCGATGCCAATACATCTCCCCATGTTGCTGTAGAGCTTCCGATGCACAAGCGGGGCAGAACTTCAAATATCGATTTGCAGAGATCCCGTTTGCCATGATGCCCGCTCTGGTGTAAATATCACCACCTCGGGAGCCAAGCATCGAATTATAAATCTGCTTTGCCCGTTCGGGAGGCAGAAATGCTGTGTAGAAAGGAAACAGCGTATGCTCCCGAATCAACTCTTCTGCATTATAAAGTGACTTGGGCGGCATATTACCGACCAGGTTACGAATATTACATGGCAGATCCACAATAGCTGAAGCTGTCTGGGAATTGAACAACTCCCCCATCGTCATCTTGTAGCTCTTATTCCCCGCCCTGACGTGATACCGAGCAAAAACACTATACAAAAGTTCATCGGGATACGGCGTTGGAAAAAATGAAAGCATGTATCAGATCACCTCCTTCCAGAAAGACTCTGTTTCGACTGTCCTAATCACACCATTTGCCTTCAAGGCTTCGTAGGCCGTCTGCTTACTTTTTCTACCGTCAGCCACGATCAGTCGAATATCCCCTACATCAACTTCTTCCTTGGCTTTGGGCTGCCGTGATACTTGATTATTTCCAGTCAACCGCTGTATCGACTGCACCACCACTTCTTGAACAGAACCTTGCCCAGGATTATCTCGGAGTACAGCATTAACAGCACGTTGTGCCTTTGCAGATGGAATATCCAGTTTAGCCACCTCCAAAATCGCCTGCTCCCGAACGGTATTCAACTCCTGATTTTGCTTCTCCGCTTTTTTTCGCTGCACAGCTTTGACCTTGGCATCCAGATCAATCCGTTGTTTACCCCTCTTTGCGAATTCATCAAAATCCACTTCGGAAATGATATCCTCAAAACTGGCCATCTTCCGAGGACTGCCTGATTTCATAGCATCCAGGACTGGTCTGCTCATTTTGAGGTTTTCAGCTGCAACTTGCTTTACCATCATCGGAGTGATATCTTCCCGCCCAGTCAAAATCGCCTGCATCTGTGCCATGGCATATAACTTTACCGCCAGATCAATGATTCCCTGGCTCTCGTCATAAAGCGTTTGACTTAACTCGCTGGTCAACGGAATCTCTTTCTTTGTCCATTGATACGGCCAGATTCCTGCCAGAAGGAGATCCCAGTCTTGATTCCGTTGCATCCGTTCCCAGAATAATGACCCCTGGGTACCGTCCGCTCTTCTGGCAAGTCGGAGTTGTCCTTGCAGGATGCTCAAAACCCTGGGTGTCCCCACCGTTATAAGCGGGATGCCAATGTTATTGTTGAGGCTGACAAAGAAATTAAGCATCTTTTCATCACCCCCACTTTTGGCAAGGCTTAAATTCTGAATTTCATCGATGATGAGCAGCCCGCATCCCAGGTGTTGGCATACCTGTCCCATCGTAGCTACCATACTGTCGGTACTCCGTCTGCTGGTGCCAAATTTTTTAAAATATTCCGTTCCGAGCAGGGAATCGACTTTGATAAAAAAATCTACACAAAGCCCCTTGATACTTCCATCCATCGGGCAATCAAGTTTCAGGTAAGTCAACTGGTAGGCTGAAAATTTTGTTCCGTGAAAGTTATTATGTAGTATCACCTGTGGTATATGCTTCAGGGAATGATGCAGTGCTGTTGACTTCCCGATGCCAGACACCCCAATCAGGCTAAAGCCAAGTGTTGTGGTCCGATAGCAACCCGAATATCCAGTCTCCCAGTTATCCGACTGAATCACTTGATAACCCTCTCGTATTGCCTTTGCAAACTGGGGCCGCAGCGGATTCCGAGCAGCATAACCCTCCCGCATTGCCATAGATATCCGAGACTCCAGTTCCAGATGGAATGGCAACGGCTGAAAAACCTGGAATAATCGACGGACAAAATGAACACGGTAATGACTTTCCTGTTTCCGTTCTTCTGGATTGTATGGAGGATATGCAGAAAGCCGCCTGGCAATCTCTTGCGGCGGCATGATTGGAGGCAAGGCCTCCGTGTATGGATTGTGTGCATATTCGTGAATGACCTGCGGTGAATACTCGGCCATCATCGCAGCTGTGCCATTGGGAATCATAATCATCTCACTCATAAACTCTTTTCATCGCCTCCTGCTGTAGCTGAACAAGTAAATCATACTGACTGGCTTCTACATTTGATTCCGCCTCATTCTGCATCTGAATTACAGTTCCAAGGGTTTCTTCAGATTGCTTTCCGAGTTCAAAACCTTCACGCTCCCGACCTTCTGCCTTTTCAAGGCTTTTGTTATCTCGAATGCCTTTCAGTCTGGCTGTTTTACTCTCATTCGTTTCAGACTCCGCCTGGTGAAGACTATCAGCCTTCTTAACAATATCCTGAATCTGGGATATCAATTCTACCTTTCCTTGGGTCTCCTGACGCTCAATCTTGTCCTTCTTCTGTTTTTCCTCCTCAAAATAATATTGGATTTCTTCAAGAGCTCGGTGTTTGAATGCCGTCTGATATTCCAGCATGGTGCATTTATCATACGCAGTTCCATCTTGATTCTTGATGTAGATGTAATCCATATTCCGAGGATCATATGCCACTTGGATTTTCCATGTCTTCTGCCTTGCCTTTTCAAACATCCTATCTTTCAGGCAAATTGATGATGAATAGAAAACCCCCTGGAAGCGTATCCCTCTGGCCGTCACTGTCGCTTCGTCCGTCGGCATCAGATGTAGCTTAACAACATCCTCATTGGCTGATCGTAGCTTGCCTGCCCGATTTACAACACCCCAATTCCAAATCTCTCTTGGGATCATTGGAATGCCATCCTGAATCATGCCAACATCTTTATGATACTGGGATAAGTGATGCTGGTTGTTATGGTAGAGTACGCAGCGTATCATAATCTGGGTAAATTGATGAATATCAAGCTTCGCATCCAGCCTATAATCTCGGCTGCCTCGTTCCCGAAAATTTGTTCCGTTTTGGACTGCTCCAGGCAAGAATGGCTTGGCCGCCAGGTTAGTCAGGCGGAAATTTTGTTCGACAATGCTCTTCCAATCGGCACGATACGGCGGAGTGTTCATAATTTTTATGCCAAGACCATCCACCAAATTCTCGGCATTCTTACCTTCCATCTCCCCACGGTCGGCCAGAATAGCTTCGGGTAAGTATGCCGTATCCCAATCTTCATTATTAATAGTGATTCCATACTCTGCACAATAGGCAACTTTATCTGCGGTGCTGTTAGCCAAGGCATTCATTGCTCCCAGCCAACTGCCCGACTCGAATCCGCAGTAGATACCGACAATCATACGGGAAAAAACATCTATTGCTACGTAAACGCAGGGCCTACCCACAATCCAATTACGGTTCATGGAGCTAACAAGATAAACATCCGCCACTGTACTGTCAAATTGGTAGATGCTGCCTGGACCGATTGCCTCACTCGTTGAATTTCCAATTATGGGACGAAATTGTTGAGCATATCGTTTGGCACTAATTCTGTATGTAATCTCATTTCGGATATCCTTCTCTTTGTTGTGCCAGTACAAAAATTGCTTATATGATGGTAGCTCTTCCTTCGGCTTGAGAATCGGCACTTTCACATCGTCGATGTATTTATAGCTTTCGGCAAAAAAGTCCTTAAGCATCAGATTATATGCCATCTTCAAAGAATGCTGGGCTGTTGTATAATAATATTTTTTAATAGCCACCCGAAAGATCTGTTTAATATCGTCCGTAACATTGATTCCTGTTCCGTTCTTCTGTTCACGAGGTCTACCACGCTTGAGCGATGATACATTTTTATCCACCCCCTTTTTTCCGCATAGATACAGATCTGGGAGTAAGGCATTAGGATTTTGCCCTCGGACCCAGTATCGCTTAAGATAGTGGTATATGGATTTTTCACTCACGCCATTCCTATTCGCTGCCTCCTTGACCAGACGGCTGCGTTCCTTGGGCATATAGATTTCAGGTTCTTGCATCACGATCCCCTGGATAGTATCCCAGGCCTTTTGCCTTCCTGCTCTCTCTTTCTCGGTCAACTGGCTATCATGTACTATCCTTATATAAGGGTCATTTGAGAGTTCTTCTGCTCTCCCTTCTTCCAGAGCAGTCACTAAATCCGACCAACGCCTGACATAAGGCATTTCCTGGGTATCCGTATTTATAGCAAAGGCTCTATTTTCGTACTTTGAGAACCAAAGAATCCTTTCTGTCATTGGATTTTCCGTTGCTTTCCAGATGAGCAGCATATTCACAGTTATAAACATTTCATCACCTTCCTTTGGGAACTGTCTGCTATACCAAGAATAATGTGATTGGCTGGCAGATTAAGATTGATAGCCTCTGTAATGTTTATCTTTAATCTTTTGTTTGCCAGCAAATACTTAAAAACCGCCAAAGCTGTGCCAGCTTCCAGCAGATTCTCTTTTTCAAAATCTTGGAGCACTTTTCTCAATTGCATTGGATTTTGATATATCTCTTCCTGAAGCAGTGCCCCTATCTGTTCGGCAGCATCCGTATCCAAGCCTCTGTCCTCGAGGTTCTTGGAGGAATGGAGCCATTCAATGTTCTTGGCTGCAGATACAGGAATGTCCTTGTTGGTAATCACACCCCAGTCTATTCCTTTAGCATCCCAGTATCTTCTCTGAATTTCCAAGCTTTCAAGAGTAAGCCGTTTTTCCAGTTCCGATTGTGCCTTAACAGTCCGAGCAATGATTTGCTCTTTTCCATTTATGGTACGAAGGGTTATAAGAAATGTCGTCTGCAGTACATAGGGTGTGCCTGTCTTTTTATCACAGAAGCACTGGAAGTCCAGCCCTGCCTTGTTCTGTATAACCTCATCAGCATTTAGTAGCGGAAAGCATTCCCGAATGTCCATCACTTGATCTGCCCATTCCAGCAGGTAAAAGTATCGGGCCTGTAGATCCGTAAAAAGATGATGCACTCTTCCTGTTTTCCAACCAAGAATCCGACTGACCCTTCCCATGCTCGGATAGTCGTTTATCGTCAGCCATGGTTTATACTCTGCACCAGTTCCCTGCCCTCTTCCTTCATTTATAAATCTTTGATATTTGTCCTCCGTCCATTCGGAGTTATATCTGCCCACATTTTTCACCCCCGAAGGCACTGAAGGGGTTAAGCATATAGCTCAACCCCACTCGTTGCCATTATCCTCGGTATTTGTCACGGAGTTGCTCATGGATAAAGAACCATTCAAGTTCTTGATGTTCCATAAAACCCTGAATCGCAAGTTCTTCAAAGGATTGATTTTTCTTCAGTAGATATTTTTCTCTTACTTCTTGAATGATGCTCTCATCGTTACCCTTTCTGATTTCAGCATACTGTTCTGCTGTGATTAGTCCTCCTATCAGCATGTCGTATTGGTCAAGCACAAAATCCCAGTCCAGAACGTTTGTATCAGCTGATATACTGTACACGACGATTTCATGTGCAGCTGCACACTCCCTTTCACTGCCAATGCTCACACTTTTTGAAAGCAACTCTCCAGTTCGCAGATCTAAAAGAGCTACACCCGTCTTCTCCCCGTATCTCCAGCCTGCAAAAGCAGTCCGAAATATTGGATCGATACTCATAGCGAGCAGTTTATCGAACAATTCGTCATAATCAACGAATCCTTGTTTGTTATACTTTTTCACCATCCATACATTCCCCCTTTGAGACGGCTCCTATGGAATGGACCGTCCATGATATATTGTTTGTTGTTTTATCTTGCTGAATCTTTTATTTGGGATAAATCCCATTGCCTTGATGATTTCTTCGGTAGTTGTCAGTGGTATGAGTTATAATATTGATAAATGTAATCGAGCTCGTTCTCTATCTTTTGTTTATCAAGTTCAACCCAGTCAAACATCTCTTCAAGGACATAATCATCAAATTCGTCTGCTTTATCTTCAGTGACAACATCAGTTGTACTGTCAATCTTATACAGAACAACATATACATAATCGTCCGATGCATAAAACCCACCCGTATCAAGGCTACCTGTCTCAAGTTCCCCTGTCTTTAAATTAAGTTCCGCATACCCAGTCTTCGCCCCATATATCCATCCATCATATGCGGTCAAAACGATCTCCTCAATCGTCAGTTCTTCGATAATTCTATCTATTTCATCCCGAGGCAATAGATCTTCTATCCGTTTAGATGCATTTCCCATCGCTTATCCCTCCATCCGTTCATCCTGATTTGATGTGTTCTCATTTCTCGAACATGTATAAATTATAAAATCTATTATGTCCATTCCAAGCACTGCGGCAATTCTACCTACGGTCTGTGGTCTTGGTCGGACTTGATTTTGCTCAATCCTGGCTATTGTCTTAACATCCAACTTTGCCTGTTCAGCAAGTTGTCTCATGCTGATTCCACGTCTTGCCCGCTCTACCGATATCCGTTCACCGTCATAGAGATAATCAAGACTTTTGTAGATATTCATGGTCATCACACCCCTTCGCTTACTTTTTAGATGACTTTATTGTAACATCTATTTTTACCACAATGCAAGTTTTACTTGTTACTATTTTTGCTTACTTTTTAGCAGTTATATGATATACTCTTATCAGAGGAGTGAGACTATGATTGGTGAACGTTTAGCTATGTTGAGAAATGAGAAAAAATTGACAATGCGTGCAATAGGAAAACTTGTTGGTGTTTCGGATGCGGCCTGGGTTAAATATGAAAAAAATCGTGCAGAGCCATCCATTGCAACCCTATGCAAAGCGGCAGAGCTATTTAATGTGTCTCTTGATTATTTAATGGGGCGGACAAACATACGAGATCCCAAGCTTGTCGATACAGCTAATATCCAAAATGTTTTTCTAAAAGAATTTGAAGAATCCACCATCGGCGATACCAGTAAGTTTTTCTACCTTTTTGAAACTCTATCTGGTGCTATAGGCTTAATCAAAAATGAAAAGGTTACAGAAGCAGAATTCCAGCTCCTGTTAAAAATGTTGAGTGACCTGATTATCTATTTCAACGATATTCATTCAATGAAAGAGGAAACGTCTGTGCTCAACAAGCGTGTGTTTGATTACCATGCTACCACTGCCGCAGATATGCTCCACGATCTACATAGACTTTTGGAGTTAACATTTATAACTGATGACTCTGAAAAACAGCCTTGAATACTTATGTGACCAGATATCTGAATCTTATTTTTATTTTGAAGCACGGAAAACCGCATGCTTTCGTTTCGGGAAATCGTCAACTGGCGACATAATGTAAATTTATGAAGCCAGATTATAAGGCCAGTATGCTTAATCATTCCTATTACGTAGAAAGGGGAAATCGAATTGAATTGGATAACCGAATATGAAAACCACCTGAAGACGGCACAGAAAAGTCCAAACACCATCAGCAGTTTTGTCTCGGACGTGCATGAATTTGTAGAATGGTTCGCAATTACATACGGCAAGAAATTTGATTGTCAAGTCCTGGAGCAGGATGCTCGGGAGTTCCGTGGCTTCTTGTTAAATATTTTGAGAAGGAAGCCAGCCACTATTAACAGGAAAATGGCAGCGTTAAAAAGCTTCAACCAGTTCTTGGTTGAAAAAGGGTTGAGCAAGGATATACCTATCGCTGGGCTTCTTCTCGCCGACCCTTCTGACCGAGAAATAAAGACCCTGGAACGCACAGAGCAAAACAAACTCAAACGTGCCATCTATGCAAAGGGAAACAAGCGAGATATCGCCATCTATGAATTGCTTTATAATATCGGCGTAAGAGTAAGCGAACTTGTTTCGCTTTCCCTCGAGGATGTCCACTTGACGGAACGGAATGGCAATATCAATTATAGCTACGTCATCATCCGCCAAGGAAAAGGCAGTAAATATAGAGAATGCCCGCTCAACGCCCAGGCTCGTTCGGCATTGGATGAATACCTGAAAATACGAGTTTCATCCTCTGACAATATTTTCATCGGGCAGCGTGGTCCGCTTGGCAGAGAAGCTGTCGACAAAATTCTCAAAAAGTATTGTGCCGATGCAGGAATTGATAGAATCAGCAGCCATGTTATCCGACATACTTTTTGCACCAGGCTTATCCAGGAAGGCGTTCCACTGCCGACAGTATCAAGGCTGGCTGGGCATAGCTCGGTAGAAACCACCACACGCTTCTATGTGCATACCCCTCGGGCTGACAAGATAGCGGCAGTGGAAAAGTTATTATAAGACGCACTTTCAGCTTGTTTCTGTTTTCTTGATTCTTGCTGCATTTGCAGAAACATTCTATCTGACTGTTGAGGAATAAACATACGGACTACGCTGGTATGCTTAAGCTTTAACTTTAGCCATATCTTAAGCCTTATCTCAAGCATATCCTTAAGCCCAGCATAAATGATGTGACCGTAGCTTGCCCATTCATCCCATAAAAGGACGATGCTTCAGCATATCTGGAGTAATCCCATTACTGTTCCAAACTCCCGCATTTCTTATATATATAAAGAGAATTCGGGAGTTCCACAAATATCCATTATGCTGTGATAAAGTTATGGCTTAAGGATAAATCCGTTGCTTGAGTATATGGCTATTGATATGGCTTTAGCATATGATTAAGCTTATGCTCTCATTAATATTCCTGTTAACCATTCAACCGTAGGAGTCCGCATCCTTCGCTATATTCATCCAGTACTTAAATTAACAGACAACCTTACCGTCACCAATGCAGCAGCTCCAATAAAACAAAAAATCCCGATGCCTTAATCGCCAAGCATCGAGATTTTTTCATTTAACATAGGTTAAAATAAGTTTCAGCATTTCTTCTGCCAATTTCATTTCCCGCTCATTACATTTTTCAAGCAACGCTTGAACCACGCTTTTATCAAGCTTTTGCTCCTCTTGTTCTCCATAAATAATCACATTTGGATCTACATGCAAACACTCCAGAATGCGAACAAACGTATTTAAACTCATCGTTCTCTGTCCACGTTCAATTTGGCCGATATACAGAGCACTCAAGTCCACAGCTTCGGCAAACTGTTCACGGGTCAATCCAATTTTTTCTCTTGCTGTCCTAATTCGTATTCCTATTCCTGGTAAATCCAGCACCTTTTCATTCACTTTATATCCACTCTTTCTTCATAAAAAGTGATGCAAATAGCATCATCCTTACTTTATATGGATATCAGTGAATGATAAATCTGCCATTAGCGTCTTTATTTTATATGCTTACAGCATATTCAATAGCTAAATTATATTTCTCCTTTGTTTTTCATATCAGAATATAATTTTTCAGCATCTTTATTTCCGAAATTTGCAGCCCGCTCAAGAAGATTACTCGACTTTATAACATCCTTCTCAACTCCTACGCCATAATAATATGCCTGTCCGAGATTATATAAAGCATTTGCGTCACTTGCATCCGTAGCTTTACTTATCCACTTAATAAATTCAGCAGTATTACTTTCTGTTCCTTCTCCTTTGTAATTCAATACACCAAATCTATTCATTGCATCGGCATTCCCACACTCTGCCGCATACTTCATTAACTTGAAACCCAAAGTAGGATTATAGAATTTGCTGCCAGCATCCGTATATTTATACGCAAGGTTTTTCGATGCAATATAATGTCCTTTATCTGCTGCTTGTTTATAATAAACTACAGCTTTTTGTATATCAGCCGTAGTACCCAAGCCTTTATCATAAATAACTGCCATCTTGTTTATTGCTTCAACAGATCCTTTCTGTATCTGCATATTACATTGTTCAGTATATTTCTTGTAGTATTCCGCTGATTTTTTTGAATCATAGAGTAAATTTTCTTTTGTGCCATAAAAAATACCCAACTGATACATTGAATCTGCGTTCCCCTGCTCTGCTGACCTCGTATAAAAATCAACAACTTGCTTTTCATACTTCTCCGCCAGGGTTGAATCTTTCACCACACCTTCACCCTTCAAATAGATAGCCGCCAACTTTTTACATGCTAAAACATTATAATTATCAGCTGCCTTTTTATAGAAATCAATCGCTTTATTAATGTCTTTTTCAATACCCTTTCCATCAAAAAGTACATTTGCCATACTATATTGTGCTTCACTGTCTCCCTTGTCTGCAGCAGCAGTATACAATTCTACTGCTTTTTGGAGATCAACATTACCGCCTCTACCTTGGTAATTGTAAAATGCCAGCCCTTTGTACCCAGCAGGAATTCCCATTTTCATTAATTCATCAAAATATCCTTTAGCTTTCGCATTGTCAATATCAACACCATTGCCCCCCAAATAAATATTTGATAAATTTATTTCTGCTTCTACATCACCGTCCGAAACTTGTTTTTCATATATTTTAATTGCTTCCGAATAATATTCTCGATATTTCTTTAAGTCAATTTGAACTCCTCTGCCCTCAAGATACATATCCCCTAACTGACAATATGCCGCAGCACTTCCCTTTTTCGCAGCCTGCTCAAATAATTCTTTTGCTTTATTGTAATCCAAGTCAACCGAATATCCATTTAAATACATCCAACCAAGATTCATTATCGCATCAGGATAATTTCTATCTGCAGCCTTTGAGAACAGTTGGAATGCTTTTTTATAATCAACTGGATATCCTTCGTAACCATCGTAAATATCTCCGAGTCTATTTTGTGCTTCTGCATCGCCTTTATTTGCTGCTTCAGTATAAAATTTAAGTGTTTTCTCAATGTCAACATCGACACCTGCACCAAGTTCGTAAAGCATACCTAATCTTGTCTGTGCCTTACTATTGCCCAAGCTGGCAGCTTTCTCATAATAAAGTACTGACTCTGGAAACTTATGTGCTTTAGAATATCCATCTGCAATGAACATAAAAGCTTTACCAGTAAAGAAAAGGAATCCCAAAGCAATAATTATTAATACCAGAGCAGTCCCAATGAT of the Ruminiclostridium papyrosolvens DSM 2782 genome contains:
- a CDS encoding tyrosine-type recombinase/integrase, which gives rise to MNWITEYENHLKTAQKSPNTISSFVSDVHEFVEWFAITYGKKFDCQVLEQDAREFRGFLLNILRRKPATINRKMAALKSFNQFLVEKGLSKDIPIAGLLLADPSDREIKTLERTEQNKLKRAIYAKGNKRDIAIYELLYNIGVRVSELVSLSLEDVHLTERNGNINYSYVIIRQGKGSKYRECPLNAQARSALDEYLKIRVSSSDNIFIGQRGPLGREAVDKILKKYCADAGIDRISSHVIRHTFCTRLIQEGVPLPTVSRLAGHSSVETTTRFYVHTPRADKIAAVEKLL
- a CDS encoding helix-turn-helix domain-containing protein, whose amino-acid sequence is MNEKVLDLPGIGIRIRTAREKIGLTREQFAEAVDLSALYIGQIERGQRTMSLNTFVRILECLHVDPNVIIYGEQEEQKLDKSVVQALLEKCNEREMKLAEEMLKLILTYVK
- a CDS encoding helix-turn-helix domain-containing protein, with amino-acid sequence MNIYKSLDYLYDGERISVERARRGISMRQLAEQAKLDVKTIARIEQNQVRPRPQTVGRIAAVLGMDIIDFIIYTCSRNENTSNQDERMEG
- a CDS encoding heteromeric transposase endonuclease subunit TnsA produces the protein MGRYNSEWTEDKYQRFINEGRGQGTGAEYKPWLTINDYPSMGRVSRILGWKTGRVHHLFTDLQARYFYLLEWADQVMDIRECFPLLNADEVIQNKAGLDFQCFCDKKTGTPYVLQTTFLITLRTINGKEQIIARTVKAQSELEKRLTLESLEIQRRYWDAKGIDWGVITNKDIPVSAAKNIEWLHSSKNLEDRGLDTDAAEQIGALLQEEIYQNPMQLRKVLQDFEKENLLEAGTALAVFKYLLANKRLKINITEAINLNLPANHIILGIADSSQRKVMKCL
- a CDS encoding tetratricopeptide repeat protein: MINNGIAETSIVENKKKRSMGKFIIGTALVLIIIALGFLFFTGKAFMFIADGYSKAHKFPESVLYYEKAASLGNSKAQTRLGMLYELGAGVDVDIEKTLKFYTEAANKGDAEAQNRLGDIYDGYEGYPVDYKKAFQLFSKAADRNYPDAIMNLGWMYLNGYSVDLDYNKAKELFEQAAKKGSAAAYCQLGDMYLEGRGVQIDLKKYREYYSEAIKIYEKQVSDGDVEAEINLSNIYLGGNGVDIDNAKAKGYFDELMKMGIPAGYKGLAFYNYQGRGGNVDLQKAVELYTAAADKGDSEAQYSMANVLFDGKGIEKDINKAIDFYKKAADNYNVLACKKLAAIYLKGEGVVKDSTLAEKYEKQVVDFYTRSAEQGNADSMYQLGIFYGTKENLLYDSKKSAEYYKKYTEQCNMQIQKGSVEAINKMAVIYDKGLGTTADIQKAVVYYKQAADKGHYIASKNLAYKYTDAGSKFYNPTLGFKLMKYAAECGNADAMNRFGVLNYKGEGTESNTAEFIKWISKATDASDANALYNLGQAYYYGVGVEKDVIKSSNLLERAANFGNKDAEKLYSDMKNKGEI
- a CDS encoding helix-turn-helix domain-containing protein produces the protein MIGERLAMLRNEKKLTMRAIGKLVGVSDAAWVKYEKNRAEPSIATLCKAAELFNVSLDYLMGRTNIRDPKLVDTANIQNVFLKEFEESTIGDTSKFFYLFETLSGAIGLIKNEKVTEAEFQLLLKMLSDLIIYFNDIHSMKEETSVLNKRVFDYHATTAADMLHDLHRLLELTFITDDSEKQP
- a CDS encoding ATP-binding protein gives rise to the protein MSEMIMIPNGTAAMMAEYSPQVIHEYAHNPYTEALPPIMPPQEIARRLSAYPPYNPEERKQESHYRVHFVRRLFQVFQPLPFHLELESRISMAMREGYAARNPLRPQFAKAIREGYQVIQSDNWETGYSGCYRTTTLGFSLIGVSGIGKSTALHHSLKHIPQVILHNNFHGTKFSAYQLTYLKLDCPMDGSIKGLCVDFFIKVDSLLGTEYFKKFGTSRRSTDSMVATMGQVCQHLGCGLLIIDEIQNLSLAKSGGDEKMLNFFVSLNNNIGIPLITVGTPRVLSILQGQLRLARRADGTQGSLFWERMQRNQDWDLLLAGIWPYQWTKKEIPLTSELSQTLYDESQGIIDLAVKLYAMAQMQAILTGREDITPMMVKQVAAENLKMSRPVLDAMKSGSPRKMASFEDIISEVDFDEFAKRGKQRIDLDAKVKAVQRKKAEKQNQELNTVREQAILEVAKLDIPSAKAQRAVNAVLRDNPGQGSVQEVVVQSIQRLTGNNQVSRQPKAKEEVDVGDIRLIVADGRKSKQTAYEALKANGVIRTVETESFWKEVI
- a CDS encoding Mu transposase C-terminal domain-containing protein, producing the protein MFITVNMLLIWKATENPMTERILWFSKYENRAFAINTDTQEMPYVRRWSDLVTALEEGRAEELSNDPYIRIVHDSQLTEKERAGRQKAWDTIQGIVMQEPEIYMPKERSRLVKEAANRNGVSEKSIYHYLKRYWVRGQNPNALLPDLYLCGKKGVDKNVSSLKRGRPREQKNGTGINVTDDIKQIFRVAIKKYYYTTAQHSLKMAYNLMLKDFFAESYKYIDDVKVPILKPKEELPSYKQFLYWHNKEKDIRNEITYRISAKRYAQQFRPIIGNSTSEAIGPGSIYQFDSTVADVYLVSSMNRNWIVGRPCVYVAIDVFSRMIVGIYCGFESGSWLGAMNALANSTADKVAYCAEYGITINNEDWDTAYLPEAILADRGEMEGKNAENLVDGLGIKIMNTPPYRADWKSIVEQNFRLTNLAAKPFLPGAVQNGTNFRERGSRDYRLDAKLDIHQFTQIMIRCVLYHNNQHHLSQYHKDVGMIQDGIPMIPREIWNWGVVNRAGKLRSANEDVVKLHLMPTDEATVTARGIRFQGVFYSSSICLKDRMFEKARQKTWKIQVAYDPRNMDYIYIKNQDGTAYDKCTMLEYQTAFKHRALEEIQYYFEEEKQKKDKIERQETQGKVELISQIQDIVKKADSLHQAESETNESKTARLKGIRDNKSLEKAEGREREGFELGKQSEETLGTVIQMQNEAESNVEASQYDLLVQLQQEAMKRVYE